In Acidiphilium acidophilum, one genomic interval encodes:
- a CDS encoding ABC transporter permease has translation MIGTIFRRLVHMVAVLFGISVLVFLIFFATPGANPAARIAGKNASPQTIARVEQQFGLNRPLPVQYGLMMKKIFITRNLTSYVNLGEKVVPQVFRAAPVTLSLVGGAAVIWILFAVVIGAAAAAFRNTWIDRLLMVLSLIGISMPVFWVGTVANLFTQGIWHHTLLFSWVPPLGYIDFSKSPFGWFKALIIPWITLAILYIGLYARVLRAALIETMQEDFIRTARAKGLTGRQVLLRHALRCSLVSVVTLFGLDFGVLVGGGALLTEVVFGLQGVGYLTYQALETLDLPMIMATVIYASVFVVVSNAVVDIVYAAFDPRMRLRR, from the coding sequence ATGATCGGGACCATCTTTCGCCGGCTGGTGCATATGGTGGCGGTGCTGTTCGGCATTTCGGTGCTGGTGTTCCTGATTTTCTTTGCGACACCGGGGGCCAATCCGGCGGCGCGGATCGCGGGCAAGAACGCCTCGCCGCAGACGATCGCGCGGGTGGAGCAGCAGTTCGGGCTGAACCGGCCTTTGCCGGTCCAGTATGGGCTGATGATGAAGAAGATTTTCATCACGCGAAACCTGACCTCCTACGTCAATCTCGGGGAGAAAGTGGTGCCCCAGGTGTTCCGGGCGGCGCCGGTGACGCTTTCGCTGGTCGGCGGGGCGGCGGTGATCTGGATTTTGTTCGCCGTGGTGATCGGGGCGGCGGCGGCGGCGTTCCGGAACACGTGGATCGACCGGTTGCTGATGGTGCTTTCGCTGATCGGGATTTCGATGCCGGTGTTCTGGGTCGGGACCGTGGCGAATTTGTTCACCCAGGGGATCTGGCATCATACGTTGCTGTTCTCGTGGGTGCCGCCGCTGGGGTATATCGATTTCAGCAAATCGCCGTTCGGGTGGTTCAAGGCGCTGATCATTCCGTGGATCACGCTGGCGATTTTATATATCGGGCTCTATGCGCGGGTGCTGCGGGCGGCGCTGATCGAGACGATGCAGGAGGATTTCATCCGCACCGCGCGGGCCAAGGGGCTGACCGGGCGGCAGGTGCTGCTGCGCCATGCGCTGCGCTGTTCGCTGGTGAGCGTGGTGACGCTGTTCGGGCTCGATTTCGGCGTGCTGGTCGGCGGCGGGGCGCTGCTGACCGAGGTGGTGTTCGGGCTGCAGGGCGTGGGCTACCTGACCTATCAGGCGCTGGAGACGCTCGATCTGCCGATGATCATGGCCACCGTGATCTATGCCTCGGTGTTCGTGGTGGTCTCGAATGCGGTGGTGGATATCGTTTATGCGGCGTTCGATCCGCGGATGAGGCTGCGGCGATGA
- a CDS encoding ABC transporter ATP-binding protein, protein MSALLDVTDLAVSFRTRDGLVRAVDGVSLAVAEREILGVVGESGSGKSLTVLAVLDLIGDPNAVVTGSIRFRGQELVGQAPETLRRLRGGAIAMIFQDPMTALTPVFSIGAQIAEQIRVHTDLSRRAAKARAVELLDAVGLPDPARIAARYPMELSGGQRQRAVIAMALSCNPALLLADEPTTALDVTVQAQILELIRKLRDDFNSAVILITHNLGVVAETADRVAVMYSGRIVESARTADLFADPRHPYTWGLLGSMPALDGVRRERLATIPGLPPALDRRPAGCAFAPRCGFVRDACRVAPPPLAGADHAVACVIPEGERGSARAGVLAA, encoded by the coding sequence ATGAGCGCATTGCTGGACGTGACCGATCTGGCGGTGAGTTTTCGCACAAGGGACGGGTTGGTCCGCGCGGTGGACGGGGTGTCGCTTGCGGTGGCGGAGCGGGAGATTCTGGGGGTCGTGGGGGAATCGGGGTCGGGCAAGAGCCTGACGGTGCTCGCGGTGCTCGACCTGATCGGCGACCCCAATGCGGTGGTTACCGGCTCGATCCGGTTTCGCGGGCAGGAACTGGTGGGTCAGGCACCGGAGACGCTGCGGCGGTTGCGGGGCGGGGCGATCGCGATGATTTTTCAGGACCCGATGACGGCGCTGACCCCGGTGTTTTCGATCGGGGCGCAGATTGCCGAGCAGATCAGGGTGCATACCGATCTGTCGCGCCGGGCGGCGAAGGCCCGGGCGGTGGAGTTGCTCGATGCGGTGGGGCTGCCCGATCCGGCGCGGATCGCGGCGCGGTATCCGATGGAGCTTTCGGGTGGGCAGCGGCAGCGGGCGGTGATCGCCATGGCGCTATCGTGCAATCCGGCGCTGCTGCTGGCCGATGAGCCGACCACGGCGCTCGATGTGACGGTGCAGGCTCAGATACTCGAACTGATCCGCAAATTGCGGGATGATTTCAATTCGGCGGTGATTTTGATCACGCATAATCTCGGGGTGGTGGCGGAGACCGCCGACCGGGTGGCGGTGATGTATTCCGGGCGGATCGTGGAGAGCGCGAGGACGGCGGATTTGTTCGCCGATCCGCGCCATCCCTATACCTGGGGGCTGCTCGGCTCGATGCCGGCGCTGGATGGGGTGCGGCGGGAGCGGCTGGCGACGATCCCCGGATTGCCACCGGCGCTGGACCGCAGGCCTGCGGGATGCGCGTTCGCGCCGCGCTGCGGTTTCGTGCGGGATGCGTGCCGCGTGGCACCGCCGCCGCTGGCGGGGGCGGATCATGCGGTGGCGTGCGTGATTCCGGAGGGCGAGCGGGGTTCGGCGCGGGCGGGAGTGCTGGCGGCATGA
- a CDS encoding ABC transporter ATP-binding protein, with protein MRDSGGRAGFGAGGSAGGMSGALLTVDRLSKTYVSGGALSRGGRVEVRAVDTVSFSIGDGETLGLVGESGCGKSTLGRCVTRLIEISSGSVALGGVDITRQRGAALRATRADLQMIFQDPYASLNPRRRIRDIVAEPLVVHHRGDRAAIRETVTRLIADVGLRPEHLDRFPHEFSGGQRQRVGIARALALSPRLIVADEPVSALDVSVQAQIINLLTDLKRARGIALLFIAHDLGVVRQIADRVAVMYLGRIVEIGATETVLAAPAHPYTEALISAVPVADPARAARRSRIVLAGDPPSPSNPPDGCPFHPRCAFATEICRSVRPELMADGAGRMVACHHPRQ; from the coding sequence GTGCGTGATTCCGGAGGGCGAGCGGGGTTCGGCGCGGGCGGGAGTGCTGGCGGCATGAGCGGGGCGTTGCTGACGGTCGATCGGTTGAGCAAAACCTATGTCAGCGGCGGCGCGCTGAGCCGGGGCGGGCGGGTCGAGGTCCGGGCGGTCGATACCGTTTCGTTCAGCATCGGGGATGGCGAGACGCTGGGGCTGGTGGGGGAATCCGGCTGCGGGAAATCGACGCTGGGGCGCTGCGTGACGCGGTTGATCGAGATATCCTCGGGCTCGGTGGCGCTGGGCGGGGTGGATATCACCCGGCAGCGCGGGGCGGCGCTAAGGGCGACCCGGGCGGATTTGCAGATGATTTTCCAAGACCCCTATGCCTCGCTCAATCCGCGCCGCCGGATCAGGGATATCGTGGCCGAGCCGCTGGTGGTGCATCACCGGGGTGATCGGGCGGCGATCCGCGAGACGGTGACGCGGCTGATCGCGGATGTCGGGTTGCGGCCCGAGCATCTGGACCGGTTTCCCCATGAGTTTTCCGGCGGGCAGCGCCAGCGGGTCGGGATTGCGCGGGCGCTGGCGCTGTCGCCCCGGCTGATCGTGGCGGATGAGCCGGTTTCGGCGCTCGATGTTTCGGTGCAGGCGCAGATTATCAATCTGTTGACCGATTTGAAGCGGGCGCGGGGGATCGCGCTGCTGTTCATTGCCCATGATCTGGGCGTGGTGCGGCAGATCGCGGACCGGGTGGCGGTGATGTATCTCGGGCGGATCGTCGAGATCGGGGCGACCGAGACGGTGCTGGCGGCACCGGCGCATCCCTATACCGAGGCGTTGATTTCGGCGGTGCCGGTGGCCGATCCGGCGCGGGCCGCGCGGCGCTCGCGGATCGTGCTGGCGGGCGATCCGCCCAGCCCGTCAAACCCGCCGGACGGGTGCCCGTTTCATCCGCGTTGCGCGTTTGCGACCGAGATATGCCGGAGCGTGCGGCCTGAACTGATGGCGGATGGCGCGGGACGGATGGTGGCGTGCCACCATCCGCGCCAATAA
- a CDS encoding alkene reductase, which translates to MSPTGTPLFEPVTIGDLTLKNRIVMAPLTRSRSSDAGIPPEFAAEYYAQRATAGLIISEATNISAQARGYALTPGIWTAEQVEAWQHVTRAVHANGGIMFLQLWHTGRISHPDLHDGALPVAPSAIAPKGQAFTNSGLKDHVTPRALETDEIPAIVADYAHAAQCAKDAGFDGVEIHSANNYLLDQFIRDSTNKRTDRYGGSLENRLRFPLEVVAAVTKVWGGGHRVGLRLSPGTTMPGETPLDSNPMATYGAYVAELAKSNLLYIHDIEGITQLSRAPDGIDYMAFRKAFTGAYIANNNYTRELAESTIAEGKADLISFGRPFIANPDLVDRLRTGAPLADAPKPYWYGGNANGYSNWPGMNGPIALKS; encoded by the coding sequence ATGTCGCCCACCGGCACCCCGCTTTTCGAACCCGTCACCATCGGCGATCTCACCCTGAAAAACCGCATCGTCATGGCCCCGCTCACCCGCAGCCGCTCCTCCGATGCCGGAATCCCCCCCGAATTTGCCGCCGAGTACTACGCCCAGCGCGCCACCGCCGGCCTGATCATCTCGGAAGCGACCAACATCTCCGCCCAGGCACGCGGCTACGCTCTCACCCCGGGCATCTGGACCGCCGAACAGGTCGAAGCCTGGCAGCACGTCACGAGGGCGGTCCACGCCAATGGCGGCATCATGTTCCTCCAGCTCTGGCACACCGGCCGCATCTCCCACCCCGATCTGCACGACGGCGCGCTTCCAGTCGCGCCCTCCGCCATCGCTCCCAAGGGTCAGGCCTTCACCAATAGCGGCCTGAAGGACCACGTCACTCCCCGCGCGCTCGAAACCGACGAAATCCCCGCCATCGTCGCCGACTACGCCCACGCCGCCCAATGCGCGAAGGATGCCGGGTTCGACGGCGTCGAAATCCATTCCGCCAACAACTACCTGCTCGACCAGTTCATCCGCGACAGCACCAACAAGCGCACCGACCGCTACGGCGGCTCACTCGAAAACCGCCTGCGCTTCCCGCTCGAAGTCGTCGCCGCGGTCACCAAAGTCTGGGGCGGCGGTCACCGCGTCGGCCTGCGTCTCTCGCCCGGCACCACCATGCCCGGCGAAACCCCGCTCGATTCCAACCCGATGGCAACCTACGGCGCCTACGTCGCCGAACTCGCCAAATCCAACCTGCTCTACATCCACGACATCGAAGGCATCACCCAACTCAGCCGCGCGCCCGACGGCATCGACTACATGGCTTTCCGCAAAGCCTTCACCGGCGCCTATATCGCCAACAACAACTACACGCGCGAGCTCGCCGAAAGCACCATCGCCGAAGGCAAGGCCGACCTCATCAGCTTCGGTCGCCCCTTCATCGCCAACCCCGATCTGGTCGACCGCCTGCGCACCGGCGCCCCTCTGGCGGATGCACCGAAACCCTACTGGTACGGCGGCAACGCCAACGGCTATTCCAACTGGCCGGGCATGAACGGCCCCATCGCCCTGAAATCCTGA
- a CDS encoding YbfB/YjiJ family MFS transporter, with the protein MTTAHPTASTAAAARVMAAGVASMVLTLGLARFLYTPLLPLMQSQAHLSVAGGGWLATINYAGYMTGTLLAASVGDLAAKFRLYRALLIVALIGTAGMGLTTSMIVWAILRFAAGVSAVAGLLLSSGLVMNWLRQHGRRLELGIHFGGVGLGIAVSGLLAIAMAGSLNWADQWIIAGAAGLLLLIPAWLWMPPPTPIASQRAAMPDHPPTRLWLTLFNIAYFCAGVGYVVSATFIVAIAAHNPALHGDGNFIWVAVGLGAIPACPLWDRIARRTGDKPALLAAFALLLLSIVLAALTTGPEGIFLGAILYGASFNGITSMTLSIIGRLYPSNPATAMARLTISFGAAQIIAPAASGIIATMTGSYRGALFMAAATMLIGMAVLAALPRPEPIA; encoded by the coding sequence ATGACCACCGCCCACCCGACCGCCTCAACCGCCGCAGCCGCCAGAGTCATGGCCGCAGGCGTCGCCAGCATGGTCCTCACCTTGGGCCTCGCCCGCTTCCTCTATACGCCGCTCCTGCCGCTGATGCAGTCGCAGGCCCATCTCTCGGTCGCGGGCGGCGGCTGGCTCGCCACCATCAACTACGCCGGCTACATGACCGGCACCCTGCTCGCCGCCTCGGTGGGCGACCTCGCCGCCAAATTCCGCCTCTACCGCGCCCTGCTCATCGTCGCCCTCATCGGCACCGCCGGCATGGGGCTCACCACCAGCATGATCGTCTGGGCCATCCTCCGGTTCGCCGCCGGCGTCTCCGCCGTCGCCGGCCTGCTGCTCAGCTCCGGCCTCGTGATGAACTGGCTGCGCCAGCATGGCCGCCGCCTCGAACTCGGCATCCATTTCGGCGGGGTCGGCCTCGGCATCGCAGTCTCCGGCCTGCTCGCCATCGCCATGGCCGGCTCGCTGAACTGGGCCGATCAATGGATCATCGCCGGTGCCGCCGGCCTCCTCCTGCTGATCCCCGCCTGGCTCTGGATGCCACCGCCCACCCCCATCGCGAGCCAGCGCGCGGCGATGCCCGACCATCCCCCCACCCGGCTCTGGCTCACCTTGTTCAACATCGCCTATTTCTGCGCAGGCGTCGGCTACGTCGTCAGCGCCACCTTCATCGTCGCGATCGCGGCCCACAACCCCGCTCTGCACGGCGATGGCAACTTCATCTGGGTCGCGGTCGGCCTCGGCGCGATCCCGGCCTGCCCGCTATGGGACCGCATCGCACGCCGCACCGGCGACAAACCCGCCCTGCTCGCCGCCTTCGCCCTGCTCCTCCTCAGCATCGTCCTCGCGGCACTGACCACCGGACCCGAAGGCATCTTCCTCGGCGCGATCCTCTACGGCGCGTCGTTCAACGGCATCACCAGCATGACCCTGAGCATCATCGGCCGCCTCTACCCGAGCAACCCGGCCACCGCGATGGCGCGCCTGACCATCAGCTTCGGTGCCGCCCAGATCATCGCCCCCGCCGCCTCCGGCATCATCGCCACCATGACCGGCAGCTACCGCGGCGCCCTGTTCATGGCCGCCGCCACCATGCTGATCGGCATGGCCGTTCTCGCCGCGCTGCCGCGCCCCGAACCCATCGCCTGA
- the trmB gene encoding tRNA (guanine(46)-N(7))-methyltransferase TrmB: MAIKPPPDRLYGRAVGHTLRARQAELIETLLPRLRWPVPFTITPRETWLEIGAGGFEHAEAIARLHPEIGLIACEVFANSIASLLSRLAPLNGVETIPPNLRVHDDDARPLIRSLPDASIARAYLMFPDPWPKARHAKRRFVHPATLADLARILKPGGEWRIASDDPTYQSWVDQVFAETTLFTLLEATSTRPADWCPTRYEAKAIRAGRTPRYWRFARA, translated from the coding sequence ATGGCGATCAAACCGCCGCCCGACCGTCTCTACGGTCGGGCGGTCGGCCACACCCTCCGCGCCCGTCAGGCCGAGCTGATCGAAACCCTGCTCCCCCGCCTGCGCTGGCCGGTCCCGTTCACCATCACGCCGCGGGAAACCTGGCTCGAAATCGGCGCCGGCGGCTTCGAACACGCCGAAGCCATCGCCCGCCTGCACCCCGAAATCGGCCTGATCGCCTGCGAGGTCTTCGCCAACTCGATCGCCTCGCTCCTCTCGCGCCTCGCCCCGCTCAACGGGGTCGAGACCATCCCGCCCAACCTCCGCGTCCACGACGACGATGCCCGTCCCCTGATCCGTTCGCTCCCGGACGCCTCGATCGCCCGCGCCTACCTGATGTTCCCCGACCCATGGCCGAAAGCCCGCCACGCCAAGCGCCGCTTCGTCCACCCCGCCACCCTGGCCGACCTCGCCCGCATCCTGAAACCGGGCGGCGAATGGCGCATTGCGAGCGACGATCCCACCTACCAGTCATGGGTCGATCAGGTCTTCGCCGAAACCACCCTGTTCACCCTGCTGGAGGCCACATCCACCCGCCCGGCGGACTGGTGCCCCACCCGCTACGAAGCCAAGGCGATCCGCGCCGGCCGCACCCCCCGCTACTGGCGCTTCGCCCGCGCCTGA
- the metK gene encoding methionine adenosyltransferase: MRDQGEFLFTSESVSEGHPDKVADRISDTVLDAYLAADPYARVACETLVTTNQIVLAGETRGPASITNEYLAHLARMAVQDIGYDQDGFSWRDANIDVLLHAQSADIAVGVDASGNKDEGAGDQGIMFGYACTETEALMPAPIHYAHLILRRMAELRKIGDTRAAGLQPDAKSQVTLKYIDGKPVGATSIVVSTQHDEGLSQGAIKSMLRPLITELLPEGWMCGDEHFYVNPTGNFVIGGPDGDCGLTGRKIIVDTYGGAAPHGGGAFSGKDPTKVDRSAAYMCRYLAKNVVAAGLATRCTIQVSYAIGVSHPLSVYVDLHGTGKDVEQAKIERVLRESVNLTPRGIREHLHLNRPIYVPTSAYGHFGREPDAELGTFTWEKTDLAPTLKSAFGR, from the coding sequence ATGCGCGACCAAGGCGAATTTCTGTTCACTTCGGAATCGGTTTCCGAAGGTCACCCCGACAAGGTGGCCGACCGTATTTCCGACACCGTGCTTGATGCCTATCTGGCAGCCGACCCCTATGCGCGGGTCGCCTGCGAAACCCTCGTCACCACCAACCAGATCGTCCTCGCCGGCGAAACCCGCGGCCCGGCCTCGATCACCAACGAATACCTCGCCCATCTCGCCCGCATGGCGGTGCAGGATATCGGCTACGATCAGGACGGATTTTCCTGGCGCGACGCCAATATCGACGTCCTGCTCCACGCCCAGTCCGCCGATATCGCGGTCGGCGTCGATGCCTCGGGCAACAAGGACGAAGGTGCCGGCGATCAGGGCATCATGTTCGGCTACGCCTGCACCGAAACCGAAGCGCTGATGCCCGCGCCGATCCACTACGCGCATCTCATCCTGCGCCGGATGGCGGAGCTCCGCAAAATCGGCGACACCCGCGCCGCCGGCCTGCAACCCGACGCCAAGAGCCAGGTCACCCTGAAATACATCGACGGCAAACCGGTCGGCGCCACCTCCATCGTGGTCTCGACCCAGCACGATGAGGGGCTCAGCCAAGGCGCGATCAAATCGATGCTCCGCCCTCTGATCACCGAGCTTCTGCCCGAAGGCTGGATGTGCGGCGACGAGCATTTCTACGTCAACCCGACCGGTAATTTCGTCATCGGCGGCCCCGACGGCGATTGCGGCCTCACCGGGCGGAAAATCATCGTCGACACCTATGGCGGTGCCGCGCCCCATGGCGGCGGCGCCTTCTCCGGCAAGGACCCCACCAAGGTCGATCGCTCGGCCGCCTATATGTGCCGCTACCTCGCGAAAAACGTGGTCGCCGCCGGCCTCGCCACCCGCTGCACCATCCAGGTCAGCTACGCGATCGGCGTCTCCCACCCGCTCTCGGTCTATGTCGATCTCCACGGCACCGGCAAGGACGTGGAACAGGCCAAAATCGAGCGCGTCCTCCGCGAATCGGTCAACCTGACCCCGCGCGGCATCCGCGAGCATCTCCACCTCAACCGCCCGATCTACGTGCCCACCTCCGCCTACGGCCATTTCGGCCGCGAACCCGATGCCGAACTCGGCACCTTCACCTGGGAAAAGACCGATCTGGCCCCGACCCTGAAATCGGCGTTTGGACGTTAA
- the dapB gene encoding 4-hydroxy-tetrahydrodipicolinate reductase, with the protein MSIRIGIIGITGRMGTLLEQAVPASGATFAGGIGRGGDLAALAGAADALIDFTVAATVSHHAALIAASGTPWVLGTTGLTPADQAAVAHAAAIIPVFQAANFAPGVNLVLALAERLGATLPAETHDAEILEMHHRQKIDAPSGTALGLGHAIAQGRGVDLAAVMQSGRDGHTGPRETGAIGFAALRGGQIVGSHSAIFTSATEQITLTHHALDRRIFAEGAVRAAIWLAGKPPGLYGMRDLLGL; encoded by the coding sequence ATGAGCATCCGGATCGGCATCATCGGCATCACCGGGCGCATGGGCACGCTGCTGGAACAGGCCGTGCCCGCCTCCGGGGCCACCTTCGCGGGCGGCATCGGTCGCGGCGGCGACCTCGCCGCCCTCGCCGGAGCCGCGGACGCATTGATCGACTTCACCGTCGCCGCCACGGTCAGCCACCACGCGGCACTGATCGCAGCGTCAGGAACGCCGTGGGTTCTCGGCACCACCGGCCTCACCCCGGCCGATCAGGCGGCGGTCGCCCATGCGGCGGCGATCATCCCGGTGTTTCAGGCCGCCAATTTCGCCCCCGGCGTCAACCTCGTCCTCGCCCTCGCCGAGCGCCTCGGCGCAACCCTGCCCGCCGAAACCCACGACGCCGAAATCCTCGAAATGCACCACCGCCAGAAGATCGACGCTCCCTCCGGCACCGCGCTCGGCCTCGGCCACGCCATCGCGCAGGGCAGGGGGGTCGACCTCGCCGCCGTGATGCAATCGGGGCGCGATGGCCATACCGGCCCGCGCGAAACCGGGGCCATCGGCTTCGCCGCCCTGCGCGGCGGCCAGATCGTCGGCAGCCACAGCGCGATCTTCACCAGCGCCACCGAACAGATCACCCTGACCCACCACGCGCTCGACCGCCGGATCTTCGCCGAAGGCGCGGTCCGCGCCGCCATCTGGCTCGCCGGGAAACCTCCCGGCCTCTACGGCATGCGTGACCTTCTCGGACTGTAA
- the msrA gene encoding peptide-methionine (S)-S-oxide reductase MsrA has protein sequence MSTERAILAGGCFWGMQDLIRKLPGVVSTRVGYSGGDVPHATYRNHGTHAEAIEIIFDPDRMSFRRLLEFFFQIHDPTTKNRQGNDIGLSYRSAIMYTSPAQKAVAEDTIADVDASGLWPGKVVTELLPAGDFWEAESEHQDYLERLPNGYTCHFIRPGWRLPHRSDAAA, from the coding sequence ATGAGTACCGAACGCGCAATCCTGGCCGGCGGCTGCTTCTGGGGAATGCAGGACCTGATCCGCAAACTCCCCGGCGTGGTCTCCACCCGCGTCGGCTATTCCGGTGGCGACGTGCCCCACGCGACCTACCGCAACCACGGCACCCACGCCGAAGCGATCGAAATCATCTTCGACCCCGACCGCATGAGCTTCCGCCGCCTGCTCGAATTCTTCTTCCAGATCCATGACCCGACCACGAAAAACCGCCAGGGCAACGATATCGGCCTCAGCTACCGCTCGGCCATCATGTACACCAGCCCCGCCCAGAAAGCGGTCGCCGAGGACACCATCGCCGATGTCGATGCCTCGGGACTCTGGCCCGGCAAGGTCGTCACCGAACTACTCCCGGCGGGCGATTTCTGGGAAGCCGAGTCCGAACATCAGGATTACCTCGAACGCCTGCCGAACGGCTACACCTGCCACTTCATCCGCCCCGGCTGGCGCCTGCCCCATCGGAGCGACGCCGCCGCCTGA
- the msrB gene encoding peptide-methionine (R)-S-oxide reductase MsrB, producing MADYRKTQDAIAALTPQQYRVTQQNATERPGTGPLLHNKEPGIYVDIVSGEPLFASADKFESGCGWPSFTKPIEPAYVAEIRDTSHGMIRTEIRSRHGDSHLGHVFNDGPRDRGGLRYCINSASLRFIHRNDMVAQGYGDYLSQVEEVA from the coding sequence ATGGCAGATTATCGCAAAACCCAGGACGCAATTGCGGCGCTGACGCCCCAGCAATACCGCGTCACCCAGCAAAACGCGACCGAACGGCCCGGCACCGGCCCGCTCCTGCACAACAAGGAGCCGGGGATCTATGTCGACATCGTCTCCGGCGAGCCGCTGTTCGCCAGCGCCGACAAGTTCGAATCCGGCTGCGGCTGGCCCAGCTTCACCAAGCCGATCGAACCCGCCTACGTCGCCGAAATCCGCGACACCTCGCACGGCATGATCCGCACCGAAATCCGCTCCCGCCATGGCGACAGCCATCTCGGCCATGTCTTCAATGACGGCCCGCGCGACCGTGGCGGCCTGCGCTACTGCATCAATTCGGCCTCCCTGCGCTTCATCCACCGTAACGACATGGTGGCACAGGGCTACGGCGATTATCTCTCTCAGGTGGAGGAAGTGGCATGA
- the hpnH gene encoding adenosyl-hopene transferase HpnH, protein MGVPLNQAIKVGAYVLKQHLTGRKRYPLVLMLEPLFRCNLACSGCGKIDYPAPILNQRLSVADALEAVDECGAPVVAIAGGEPLLHKEMPEIVEKILARGKFIYLCTNALLLEKKIDQYKPHQNFCWDIHLDGDKQMHDHAVSQEGVYERAVAAIKLAKSKGFRVSINCTLFDGTDPARVAGFLDTVNEIGVDGVMTSPGYAYERAPDQEHFLNRQRTKELFRAIFRYGKERKGRGKAWKFNQSPLFLDFLAGNQTYKCTPWGNPTRNVFGWQRPCYLLGEGYAKTYKELMDTTDWDKYGVGNYEKCADCMVHSGFEATAVVDSVKRPWKMAKLAIQGIRTEGPMAADIPLDHQRPAEFVFSRHVENKMAEIHAKPAPVDSAD, encoded by the coding sequence ATGGGCGTGCCGCTCAATCAGGCGATCAAAGTCGGAGCCTACGTGCTCAAGCAGCATCTCACCGGGCGCAAGCGCTACCCACTGGTGCTGATGCTCGAACCGCTGTTCCGCTGCAACCTCGCCTGCTCCGGCTGCGGCAAGATCGATTACCCGGCGCCCATCCTCAACCAGCGCCTCTCGGTGGCCGATGCGCTCGAAGCGGTCGATGAATGCGGCGCGCCGGTCGTCGCCATCGCCGGCGGCGAGCCGCTGCTGCACAAGGAAATGCCGGAAATCGTCGAGAAAATCCTCGCGCGCGGCAAGTTCATCTATCTCTGCACCAACGCGCTGCTGCTCGAAAAAAAGATCGACCAGTACAAGCCGCACCAGAATTTCTGCTGGGACATCCATCTCGACGGCGACAAGCAGATGCACGACCACGCGGTGAGCCAGGAAGGTGTCTATGAACGCGCGGTCGCCGCGATCAAACTGGCCAAGTCCAAGGGCTTCCGCGTCTCGATCAACTGCACCCTGTTCGACGGCACCGACCCCGCCCGCGTCGCCGGCTTCCTCGACACCGTCAATGAAATCGGCGTCGATGGCGTCATGACCTCCCCGGGCTACGCCTATGAGCGCGCGCCGGATCAGGAGCATTTCCTCAACCGCCAGCGCACCAAGGAACTGTTTCGCGCCATCTTCCGCTACGGCAAGGAACGCAAGGGGCGCGGCAAGGCGTGGAAATTCAACCAGTCGCCCCTGTTCCTCGATTTCCTCGCCGGCAACCAGACCTATAAATGCACCCCCTGGGGCAACCCCACGCGCAACGTGTTCGGCTGGCAACGCCCCTGCTATCTGCTCGGCGAAGGCTATGCCAAGACCTACAAAGAGCTGATGGACACGACCGACTGGGACAAATACGGCGTCGGCAATTACGAAAAATGCGCCGATTGCATGGTCCATTCCGGTTTCGAAGCGACCGCCGTGGTCGATTCGGTCAAACGTCCCTGGAAAATGGCAAAACTCGCGATTCAGGGCATCCGCACCGAAGGCCCGATGGCGGCGGACATCCCGCTCGACCATCAGCGTCCCGCCGAATTCGTCTTCTCGCGCCATGTCGAAAACAAAATGGCCGAAATCCACGCCAAACCCGCCCCGGTCGACAGCGCGGATTGA